From the genome of Cygnus olor isolate bCygOlo1 unplaced genomic scaffold, bCygOlo1.pri.v2 scaffold_120_ctg1, whole genome shotgun sequence:
GTGGATGCCCTTAAATCTCCCTTGGAGAGACCTTGTAGGGTTGTGGGTCCTGTGAAATCCCCCTTGGAAAGATCTTACAGGGAGAAAAGGGTTGCAGAATCCCTTAAATCCTCCTTGGAGAGACTTTGTAGGGAGAAAAGGGGTTATGGACGCTCTTAAATTCCCCCTTGGGAAGACCTTGTAGGGTTGTGGATCCCGTGAAATCCCCCTGGGAAAGATTTTATAGGGACGAAGAGGTTGCAGAATCCCTTAAATCCCCTTTATAGGGGAAAATGGGGCTGTGGATGCCCTTAAATCCCTGTTGGAGAGATTATATATGGAGAAAGGGGTTAAAAGGTGCCCTTAAATCCCCCTCGGAGAGACCTTATAGGGTTGTGGATCCCATGAAATCCCCCTTGGAAAGATCTTATAGGGAGAAAGGGGTTGCAGGTGCTCTTGAATCCCCCTTACCGAGACCTTATGGGGAAAAAGGGTTTGTGGATCCCCTTAAATCCCCCTTGGAGAGAACTTACAGGGGAAAAAGGGTTTGTGGATCCCCTTAAATCCCCCTTAGAGAGACTTTATAGGGAAAACCTCTTTGCAGACACCCCGAAAGCTTCATTTCAGCCACAAACCCCTGGAGAccgccgcgggggggggggccgttCCCGGTCCCTTTTCCCCCAGATCTTTCCCCGTAACCCCTTTTCCCCCGCAGCTACCCCGACGCCACCCcggaggagctgcaggccgTGGACAACGTCTGCATCATCTGCCGCGAGGAGATGGTGACGGGCGCCAAGCGCCTGCCCTGCAACCACATCTTCCACACCAGGTGGGGGCCCAAAGGACACCGGGGGCAAAGGTTTGGGGTCTGGGGGGTGGGATTCGTCCCACAGGACGAAGgtttggggtctgggggggtGTTATTTGTCATGCAGGACAAAGATTTGGGGTTTGGCGGGTGTTATTCATCACACAGGAGAAAGATTTGGGGTTCGGGGGGTGCTATTCATCACATCGGTCAAAGGTTTGGGGTCCGGGGGGCGTTGTTTGCCCCCCGGGACGAAGGTTTGGGGTCTGGGGGGTGTTATTTGTCatgcaggacaaaaaaaatgggGTCTGGGGAGTGTTATTCGTCATACAAGACAAAGTTTTGGGGTCAGGGGGGTGCTATTCATCACGTTGGTCAAAGATTTGGGGTCTTGGGGGTGGGATTTGTCCCACAGGACAAAGGTTTGGGGTCAGGGGGGTGTTACTCGTCGTGCTGCACAAAAAAGTGTGGGGTTTAGGGGGTGTTATTTATCACCCTGGTCAAAGATTTGGGGTCTAGGTTGTGCGATTCATCCCGCAGGACAATGATTTGGGGCCGGGGGGTGTTATTTGTCATGCTGGACAAGAAATTTGGGGTTTAGAGGGTGTTATTCACCACTCAGGGCAAAGGTTTGGGGCTTGGGGTGTGTTGTTTGTCACCCTGGTCAAAGAtttggggtctgcagggtgtTATTTGTCACATAGGACAAGGATTTGGGGTCAGGGGGATGTTACTTGTCGCCCTGGACAAAGATTTGGGTTCTGGGTGTGCGTTATTCATCCCACAGGACAAAGATTTGGGGTCAAGGGGGTGTTATTCACCACGCTGGACAAAAATATGGGGTCGTGGGGGTGTTATTTGTCAGGCAGGACAAGGATTTGGGGTTTGGGGAGTGCTATTTGACACCCTGAACAAAGACTTGGGGTCCAGGGGGGTGTGATTCATCCCACAGGAGAGAAGTTTGGGATTTGGGGGGTGTTATTTGTCACGCAGGACAAAAAAATGGGATTTAGAGGGTGTTATTCACCACTCAGGACAAAGATTTGGGGTTTGGGGAGTGTTACTTGACACCCTGAACGAAGATTTGGGATCCAGGGGGGTGTGATTCATCCCCCAGGACAAAGatttggggtttgggggaggTGATTCACCGCTCCGGACAAAAATTTGGGGTCTGGGTGGTGTTATTTGTCTCGCCGGTCAAAAATACGGGGTCGGGGGCTGTAACtttggggccgggggctggTAAACCCCTAAATCCCGCTGTCTTTCCCCGCCAGCTGCCTGCGGTCGTGGTTCCAGCGGCAGCAGACGTGCCCCACGTGCCGCATGGACGTGCTCCGCGCCTCCCTCCCCGCGCagccccccccggagccccccgagcagccgcagcccccgccgcaGACCCCGCCGGCGCCGCAGCCCCCGAACTGTGAGCATCAGCGCCCCCAAAATGGGGAAAGTCTGCcccaaagagggaaaaaaacggccccaaaaaggaaaatctcGCCCCAAAGAGGGGAAAATGAGCCCCCAAAAAGGGAAAACCCACCCCAGAAAGGAAAAACGTGCCccaaaaaagaggaaaacctaCCCCACAAAGGGAAAACGTGccccagaaaggaaaaaagtgctccaaaaaaggggaaaacacaccccagaaagggaaaatgtgccccaaaaaagggaaaaagccatcctgaaaaaggaaaaactcaccccagaaaggaaaaaagcagctcccaaaaagggaaaagctggTCCTGAAAGGAGAAACCGTgcccccaaaaaataaaaacgtgccccaaaaagggaaaacaggtccccaaaaagggaaaagccgccccagaaaggaaaaaagtgccccccaaaaaagggaaaacaccCCAAACAAGGGGGAAAAGCCACCCCAGAAAGAAAACCCACACCCAAAACCACGGCTTTTTGCTTCTGGGATGCCCCAAAACTGTAGGATTTCAGCCTGGTTTTTGGGAAACTATAAGGGAACATCAAACCTACACCTTCAGGCAGTCGTTTTAAAGCAATTTCGGGGTATTTTGGCTCCGATTTCTCTTCTCCCCCAGTCCCGCAGGGGATGCTGCCGCCCTTTCCCCCGGGCATGTTCCCCTTCTGGccccaaaaagggaaaaaatggccccaaaaagggaaaaaatggccccaaaaagggaaaaatgaccccaaaaagggaaaaaacgATCCCAAAAAGAAACCCGACACCCAAAACCATGGCTTTTCGCTTTCGGGGTGCCCCAAAACTGTAGGATTTCAGCCTGATTTTGGGGAAACTCGAAGCCAGCATCGAACCTGCGCCTGCAGCCGACCGTTTTAAGGGaattttggggtgttttggctgatttctctctcttttccctcagTCCCGCAGGGGATGCTGCCGCCCTTTCCCCCGGGCATGTTCCCCTTCTGGCCCCCCGTGGGGCCCTTCCCTCCCGCCCCCAACGGCTCCGAAAACCCGGCTCCGAGCCCCGCTGCCGCTTCAGGTGAGCCccacccctctccccaccctgaTTTTGGGGGCAAATCTTCCATTTCCCACCCCGTTCAccgcatttttttttaaccccttaGCTCCCAGAGCCGCCGACGCCTCCGCCCTTCCCCTCCCGCCCCCGTGGCTGGCGATGCCGTGGCCTCCACTTTTCGGTAAGCCTCCGGTTGAGTTTTTAGgggattttggggtggtttttggtggttttttttctttgtccttcaCCGGCGGACCCCCGCAGGGTTCCCCCCGATGCCGGTGCCCCCCGCGGGCTTCGCGGGGCTGACGGCGGAGGAGCTGCGGGCGCTGGAGGGCCACGAGCGGCAGCACGTGGAGGCGCGGCTGCGGTGCCTGCGGGACATCCACACGCTGCTGGACGCCGCCATGCTGCAGATCAACCAGTACCTGAGCGTGCTGGCGGCGCTGGGGTAGGGCCGGGGGGGGGAttgggggtcggggggggggttggggggaaatgggggggatttggggggtttgggggctttggggggggctaggagggggtttggggggggaaatggggggggggttgggggggctgggagggggtttgggggggggaaatgggggatttgggggggttgggggggaaatgggggatttggggggtttgggggggctgggagggggtttgggggggaaatggggggaatttggggggtttgggggggctgggagggggtttggaggggaaatggggggaatttgggggggttgggggggaaatggggggggttgggggggaaatggggggaatttgggggggttgggggggaaatgggggggtttgggggggctgggagggggtttgggggggaaatggggggaatttgggggggttgggggggaatttggggggtttgggggggaaatgggggggatttggggggtttgggggggctgggagggggtttgggggggaaatgggggggtttgagggggaaatggggggtttggggggtttgggggggctgggagggggatttgggggggaaatggggatttggggggtttgggggctttggggggggctgggaggcgggttgggggggaaatggggggaattcgggggcttggggggggaaatggggggaatttgggggctttggggggggctgggaggggggtTGGGGTAAATGGGGGGGAAtttgggggctttggggggaaatggggggaatttggggggtttggaggggctgggaggggggttgggggggaaatggggatttgggggatttGGAGGGTTtggggaggctgggaggggggtttgggggggaaatgggggtgtggggtggggttgggggggaaatggggatttggggggtttggggggctgggagggggtttgggggctgggagggggtttgggggctgggaggggggttgggggctgggaggggggttgggggggattgggggggttgggggagctgggagggtGTTTGGGAGGGGAAATGGGACTGGGAGGGGAttgggggggctgggaggggggttgggggggattgggggggttggggggggctgggagggggtttggggggaatGATGGGGttgggaggtggggagggggggatttgggggggaaaggggggaagaTCCATTGGGGTGTAattgggggggaaggggagggggtttggggtctggggggatGGTGGGGGGATTGGGGGGaattggggggtgggggatttgggggggaaaTTCGGGGGGAATTGGGGGTGAaaggggggttggggggaaaTTGGAGGGGAAAGGCTGGATTGGGGGAAATTGGGGGGGAAATTGGGGgtttggggaggaaaggggggggtggggagaaattGGGGGAAATGGGtagggggaagaagaagaaattggggaaggggaaaattggggaggaaaagggaaaaattgggaaaggggaaatggggggggggagcgaggCGGCCCCTCGCAGCCCAAAAGCCATTTTGGGGGGTTtcctttttaaccttttctccccattttctccccccaggcccccccggccccccaccGCTGCCCCCCAACCCCCCACCACCACGGAGCCCGGtgccccctcgccccccgccgAGCCCAGCTCCTCCGGTGCGTGACTTTGGCGGGAATCGGGTCTCAGACCGGGTTTGGAATCGGGTCTCAGACCGGGTTCCAGACCGGGTTTGGAATCGGGTCTGGAATCGGGTCTCAGACCGGGTTTGGAATCGGGTCTCAGACCAGGTTCCAGACCGGGTTTGGAATCAGGTCTCAGACCGGGTTTGGAATTGGGTTTGGAATCGGGTTTCAGACCGGGTTCTAGACCAGGTTTGGAATCGGGTTCCAGACTGGGTTCCAGACCGGGTTTGGAATCGGGTCTGGAATCGGGTCTCAGACCAGGTTTGGAATTGGGTTTGGAATCGGGTTTCAGACCGGGTTCTAGACCAGGTTTGGAATCGGGTTCCAGACCGGGTTTGGAATCAGGTCTGGAATCGGGTTCCAGACCGGGTTTGGAATTGGGTCTCAGACCAGGTTTGGAATCGGGTTCCAGACCGGGTTTGGAACCGGGAGCTAACGggtccctttcctcccttgcCCCCTCCCCCCAGATCCCCCGGGCCCCTCAGGCGCCGAAGGCTTCACCCCCCGccccgaggaggaggaagaggaggacgaggaggaggaggccgaaGGCTCACCCGCGCCCGGTGAACCCGACACGGCCGagctgcgccgccgccgcctgcggAAACTGGGggcgccggccccggccccctccctcTGACGGCCCCGGCCTCCCTTTtggagacccccccccccccccccccgccccggagGCCGCTGACGCCCTCGGCCTCCATTTTGGGGACGCTCAGAGGCCGCCGCTCCCCTCGGCCTCCGTTTTGGGGGGACCCTCGGAGGGCCGCTGCCCCCCTTCTCCtctgttttggggggggtggggggggggcctggAAGCCGCCGCTCCCCTCGGCCTCCGTTTTAGGGACCCTTGGAGGCTGCCCCTCCCCCTCGTCCCCTCCGTTTTGGGGGCCCTTGGAGGCCGCTGTCCCCCTCGGCCTCCCTTTCGGAGACCCCCCGAGGCCTCCTCTCCCCTCGCCCTCCATTTTGGAGCCCCCCCACGAGCCGCCCGCGCCCCCTTTTCCCCCACTTTtcaaccgcccccccccccccccccccccaaaaaaaaaaaagcaatccgGAGGCTCACGGCCTCCCCTTTGGGGGAGTTCCCTCAGCAGCGCCCCCTGACCCGTTTTCGCCCATTTTCACCCCATTTTTCTCTACCTCCGGATGTGGGACGGGGTTCGGTTATGAAAACACCGTCCCCCTTTGAAATTGCTCAAAACCTCGTGGTTTTAACCCGGTTTCCTTCTCGGGTCCCCCCCCGGCGGCtctcaacccccccccccccccagttttgGGGTCAAACCCTAAAGCTTTGAGCCATTTGGGATTTTGGGGTGCTTTCCGCCCCCCTCCTTGCAGTATTAACCCTTTATCCTCGggacagccccggggggggggggttgggggcgTTTCACCCCCTCGTGGCCCCAAAATGTGGGGTTTTCACCCCGTTTTCCCCCCGGGGAGGCGACCCCGGCCGCAAACCCCGTTGGCCCTCGCCCTTCAGTGCCTCTTCGAACCGAGCGGGCTTCCAGGAGCCCCAAAATCTCAGGGAAAAacgggggccggggggggggagtggggccCGGGGTGGAATTTGGGGCTCGTTCAGGCGAAATCGGGCAATAACGAGGCGGGAGTTGGtcttttaatcctttttttttttttttttttttttaatttggagtGGAAATGGCGGAGCTGCGGCCGGTCGAGGATTTTTGGGGTGGGTTCCTCGGGGTTTTCCTTCGTTTCGGGGCGGGTTTGAAAAGGGGAGCAAAGGAGGGGGGTTGCAAAGGGGGGCATCTGGCCCCCAAAACGCCCCCTTTAACCCCAAAACCCTTCCTTTTGACCCTAAAGCCCCTCGTTTTGGCCCCAAATCCCTCCTTTGTGACCCTGAAACTCCTCCTCGTGACCCTAAAATCCCTCCTTTTCAccccaaacttttttttgacCCCGAAACCCATCCCTTGTCCCCAGAGTCCCTCCGTTTGACCCTAAATCAGCCCATTTTGCCCCCAAGATCCCTCTTTGTCATCCCAAAACCGCTCCCCTTCGGTCCCAAATCCCTTTTTTTGACCCCAAACCCCTCCTTTTGACCCCCGAAACGCCCCGTTTtgaccccaaatcccctcctCTTCACCCTAAAACCCCTCCCTTTGACCCTAAGCTCCTACTTTTCACCCTAACCCCCCCCTTTCACCCCCAAGCCCTCCCTTTGACCCCAAACCCCCTCCTTTTCGCCCCCAAAACCGCCCCCTTTGACCCCAAACCCCCTCCTTTTCGCCCCCCAAACCGCCCCCTTTGGCCCCAAAGCCGCTCCGTTTGACCCCAAACCCCCTCCTTTTCGCCCCAAAACCCGCCCCCGTTAACTCACCCAGCCCCCCCTCTCCCGCCGCGGCGggttaattatttaatttgtaaatagTGTACACATTTGTAAGAGCTTAATTGTACATAGGCGGAATAAAGGCTGCAGGACAAGTCCTCCACGGGCCGCTCTGCTCACTCACCCCCTAATGCTTCCCTATGGCCGTCTCTATGGTTGGCGCCCAGCTCCGGGCCCTTCTAGCCTCGCTTCCGGCCTCGCCTCTATGGTGTCGCATCTCTATGGTGATCTCTGTGCACCGCGGGTCCTCcaaggggggcaggagggccGCTGGGCGCGGCCGCTCTGGGCAGCCGCCTCGGTGGTTCCGCCCGGAGCCTTGCGCGCCGCGCATGCGccgtgggggaggggggggcagcgAAATGGCGGCGGAGGGGCCTGAGGCGCCCGGGAGCGCTCAGGGGGCGCTGGGGGACGGCgacggcggcggggggggcaccGGTGAGGGACGGGGGGGTTATGGGGGATTTtatggggtttgggggggggataGGGAGGGTTTGTGAGGGGATTGGGGGGGGCATGAGGGGGCCTTGAGGTGGGTTGGGGGTTTTATGGGGTTTGGGGGGATTTATGAAGGGATTTATGGGGCTGGGGGGTTTACGGGGGGCCTTGAGGTGGGTTGGGGGGGGCTTCTGGGGGTTTTATAGGGTtggggggtgttgggggggggctgtggggtttgggggggatttTATGGGGTTTATGAGGGAAAttatggggctggggggtggtTGGGGGGGGCCCTTATGGGGATTTTATGGGGTTTGTGGGGGTTATGGGGGAgctgtggggttggggggggctTTGTGGTGGGTTAGAGGGGGTTATGAGGGGGTTTATAAGGTCTGGGGGGATTTTATGGGGTTTGGGGGGATATGGAGGGTTTgtgaggggatttgggggggatTATGGGGGGGCCTTGAGGTGCGCTGGGGGGGCTTATGAGGGGTTACGGGGGTCTTTGGGGTGGGTTGGGGGGGGTttatggggctggggggatTAAGAGGGGATGCTTTGGGGGGTTATGGGGGGTCTGGGGGGTTACGGTATTGGTTAGGAGCGGTTATGGGTTTTggtgggggtttgggggggttaTGAGGGTAGGTTGGGGCGTGGGGGGGTCTGTGGGGAGGGTAAGGGGGGGTTATGGGATGGGGGGAGCTATGGGGCAGTTTGGGGGGGGTTGTGGGGCGGTTTAGGGTGGTGTGTGAGATAAGTTTGGAGGTTATGGGGTGGGGGAGTTATGGGGTTGATTGGAGctcgggggggctgcggggtaGGTTGGGGGGAACATTGGGGCTGGGGAactggggggggttgggggggttatggggttgggggggggggggttccaAAGCTGAGCGTTATGGGGCTGGGGGAGTTCTGTAGTGTTTATGGGGCAGCAACAGGGGCTGCGCTGATAAACAGCGGGGAAACAATCCTGGGGGGAGCCCTAATTGGGCGGGGGGGCACCCCAAACCCTTTTCTTAACCctatttccccccccccgcagcccccgtgGCGGAGCTGCCGCCCCCCGAGCCCAGCAGCACCGAGGATGAGCGCGGCGCCGGCCCCGACCCCCAGAGCTGCaacggcgccgccgccgccccccccgagCCCGAGGAGCCCCCTCCGGCCCTTCCCgaggccccccccggccccccaggaccccgagccccccgcggACGAGGCCGCCCCCGGTTACCCCCCGGACTTCGAGAAGTTCTGGCGGGCGGCGCGCGACAACCCCCACGACTTCACCGCCTGGACCGAGCTGCTGCAGTACGTCGAGCAGGAGGTGGGCAAAGCTTGGGGCAAAAAGCTCGTTAGTACCCTAATTAACACCGCCCGGGGCGCCCACCCCattaaaaatttcattaaaacGCGCTACGAGGTGGTGGCCCCGTTAAATCTTCGTTTAAGTTCTCTCGGAGTTTCCAGTCCTATTAAATTTTCGTTAaaactttctgctgctttccaatCCTATTAAATCTTGGTTAAAATCCCCCATTAATTTCAAGTTTGGTTAAATTTTCATTCAAGTTTTGAATTTTAAGCCCCGTTAAATCTTAATTAAAAGTCTTGGAGTTTCCAGCCCCATTAAATCTGCACTAAAATTCGTTATTAGTTTCTACTCCTGTTAAATCTTCATTATAATTCTCCGTTACTTTCCAATCCTATAAAGTCTTCGTTAAAGCTCTTCGTTAGTTTCAAGTTTTGttaaattttcattcaaatttgGAATTTTCAGCCCCGTTAAGTCTTCATTAAAACTCTGAGTTTCTAGCACCattaaatcttcattaaaaCTCCCCCATTATTTTCCAATCCTATTACATTCTCGTTAAAATTCCCCATTAGTTTCCAGTTttgtaaaattttcattaaatttttgAGTTTTCAGCATCATTAAATCTTACGTAAAACTTTTTTTGGAGCTTCCAGTCCCATCAAATATTCGTTAAATCTTCTCCTGATTTTCCAGTCCTattaaatcttcattaaaattgtCCGTTAGTTTCTAGCCCCATTAAATTTTCGTTAAAATTCTGAGTTTTCAGCCCCATTAAATCTTCGTTAAAACTCTCTTTGCGTTTCTGGTCATactaaattttcattaaatctttttattagTTGCTTGTCCTATTAAATCCTCGTTAAAATTCTCTATTCGTTTCcaattttgttaaattttcgttaaaattctgaattttcatcCCTGTTAAATCTTCATTGGAACTCTGAGTTTCCCATTCTATTAAATGTTCATTCAAACTCTTTATTAGTTTCCAGTCCTATTAAATCCTTGTTAAAATTCTCTGTTAGTTTCcagttttcttaaatt
Proteins encoded in this window:
- the SYVN1 gene encoding E3 ubiquitin-protein ligase synoviolin; translated protein: MLCTAAVMAGSLALTTAVVAHAYYLKHQFYPTVVYLTKSSPSMAVLYIQAFVLVFLLGKFMGKVFFGQLRAAEMEHLLERSWYAVTETCLAFTVFRDDFSPRFVALFTLLLFLKCFHWLAEDRVDFMERSPNISWLFHFRIVSLMFLLGILDFLFVSHAYHSILTRGASVQLVFGFEYAILMTMVLTIFIKYVLHSIDLQNENPWDSKAVYMLYTELFTGFIKVLLYMAFMTIMIKVHTFPLFAIRPMYLAMRQFKKAVTDAIMSRRAIRNMNTLYPDATPEELQAVDNVCIICREEMVTGAKRLPCNHIFHTSCLRSWFQRQQTCPTCRMDVLRASLPAQPPPEPPEQPQPPPQTPPAPQPPNFPQGMLPPFPPGMFPFWPPVGPFPPAPNGSENPAPSPAAASAPRAADASALPLPPPWLAMPWPPLFGFPPMPVPPAGFAGLTAEELRALEGHERQHVEARLRCLRDIHTLLDAAMLQINQYLSVLAALGPPRPPTAAPQPPTTTEPGAPSPPAEPSSSDPPGPSGAEGFTPRPEEEEEEDEEEEAEGSPAPGEPDTAELRRRRLRKLGAPAPAPSL
- the LOC121063228 gene encoding pre-mRNA-processing factor 39-like isoform X1, coding for MLPYGRLYGWRPAPGPSSLASGLASMPPWRSCRPPSPAAPRMSAAPAPTPRAATAPPPPPPSPRSPLRPFPRPPPAPQDPEPPADEAAPGYPPDFEKFWRAARDNPHDFTAWTELLQYVEQENHLPAARKAFDAFFSHYPYCYGYWKKYADMERRFHCGPETEEVRGVPGRGGFGGRAGILSRFWGPQGVLGCYTLLLSQVWGATR